In Belonocnema kinseyi isolate 2016_QV_RU_SX_M_011 chromosome 4, B_treatae_v1, whole genome shotgun sequence, a single window of DNA contains:
- the LOC117170528 gene encoding NADH dehydrogenase [ubiquinone] 1 alpha subcomplex assembly factor 2 yields MARRERGLFREIFNNFVASLAPNFGRRKLIGEDYFGTKYFEAAPRKGSTKKAARSFEPVNKNDFSQEIPAEWEAWLRNRRREPPTKEELEKNYEIILMKRKNASKSEEICVVKEVEVTKLAPPPPPASDTGPETPGGYKIYQEYKNFGINYKPKRKD; encoded by the coding sequence ATGGCTCGCCGAGAACGGGGTTTATTTCGGGAAATCTTCAACAATTTCGTTGCATCCCTGGCGCCAAATTTCGGCAGACGCAAACTAATTGGCGAAGATTACTTTGGCACAAAATACTTTGAAGCTGCACCTAGAAAGGGTTCTACAAAAAAAGCGGCTCGAAGTTTCGAGCCCGTTAACAAGAACGATTTTTCCCAGGAAATACCAGCCGAATGGGAGGCTTGGCTGAGAAATCGGAGACGAGAACCGCCAACGAAAGAAGAGCTggagaaaaattatgaaataatattaatgaaaagaaaaaatgcgTCAAAGTCAGAGGAAATTTGTGTGGTAAAAGAAGTGGAAGTTACCAAATTggcaccaccaccaccaccagcTTCCGATACTGGTCCAGAAACGCCGGGAGGTTATAAAATTTAccaagaatacaaaaattttggtataaattacAAACCTAAACGAAAGGATTAA